A single genomic interval of Asterias amurensis chromosome 1, ASM3211899v1 harbors:
- the LOC139937462 gene encoding large ribosomal subunit protein uL4m-like, whose amino-acid sequence MMLSQITRSLRLCSCVAVRKIQEPKILRRNLCTTYNFLQTTSEHGTSQGDSLVQTINTVVVPELLNADRWENLPLVTGREVDAPECLEKPQAWMETLSTLENIKLGLLDLHPDVFATMPRIDILYRNMMWQRNYKRISLAKTKSRAEVRGGGRKPWQQKGTGRARHGSIRSPIWRKGGRATGPRGPKSYWCELPVQVKTQGLRIALTVKLTQDNLHIVDSLELPSNEPEFLEDLALERHWGPSVLFVDNKPVTEMPENFLQAVSGIKTYNVLSTEGFNVYSALKHETLVLTLDALEFLEDRLLYFTRCYRKKDITDNRKIMLTQLKKLQPSTKIIQN is encoded by the exons ATGATGTTGTCCCAGATAACAAGATCCTTACGGCTGTGTAGCTGTGTAGCTGTTCGTAAAATTCAAGAACCAAAGATATTGCGCAGA AATCTGTGCACGACATACAATTTTCTGCAAACAACCTCGGAACATGGAACGTCACAGGGTGACAGTTTGGTACAAACAATAAATACAG TTGTAGTTCCAGAGTTACTAAACGCGGACAGATGGGAGAATCTTCCACTAGTTACAGGCAGGGAGGTTGATGCTCCGGAATGTCTAGAAAAACCCCAAGCCTGGATGGAAACACTGAGCACCCTTGAGAACATCAAACTGGGACTGCTGGATCTTCATCCTGATGTATTTGCGACCATGCCACG CATCGATATTTTATATAGAAACATGATGTGGCAACGAAACTATAAAAGAATT AGTTTAGCAAAAACCAAAAGCCGTGCTGAGGTTAGAGGTGGTGGGCGTAAACCATGGCAACAGAAAGGGACCGGGAGGGCCAGACACGGGAGTATTAGGTCGCCCATCTGGAGGAAAG GTGGTAGAGCTACAGGTCCGAGAGGCCCCAAAAGTTACTGGTGTGAGCTTCCAGTGCAGGTGAAGACACAAGGTCTACGCATTGCCCTGACAGTGAAGCTAACCCAAGACAATCTACACATTGTAGACTCTCTGGAGTTACCATCCAATGAACCTGAG tttctgGAAGATTTAGCCTTGGAGAGGCACTGGGGTCCATCTGTCCTTTTTGTagacaa CAAGCCAGTGACTGAAATGCCGGAAAACTTCCTCCAAGCTGTCAGCggaataaaaacttacaatgTTCTGTCGACAGAAG GGTTTAACGTCTACAGTGCATTGAAGCACGAAACATTGGTCTTGACACTAGACGCCTTGGAGTTCCTTGAAGACAGATTGCTATACTTCACTCGATGTTACAGAAAGAAAGACATCACAGACAACCGGAAGATTATGCTGACACAGCTGAAGAAATTGCAACCCTCAACgaaaatcattcaaaattaA
- the LOC139937472 gene encoding uncharacterized protein: MAGGCEWCLKRFNSQSRKYSVIPLKAGTEVTIGRGLDVTVQLLSRRNQLMLSRKHAIFKETENGNWAVIDNKSLNGVHVNSSRITALRPHVLQSGDTIQLGVVADGETQAEFVFNLTRQSYSDEEVSQILGSYKASKDRGNIARVESRKESQDSEPIACRRTNVNRNDSVLQNRTDLEEKKRKIGTCSQTNVDRNDRPGTSGLPLPKRTKLASTTELELSARLAEQKRVAERKAAEAEQQFNELSRMLAEQQAARELLEEQLKQRELDINREMESEKEELENKKKQLQEEMEKALMLQVQQKELDLQEQLKMQQDALTEEKLTLEKKLKAEWEKRLQDQEKVLKKIQADMQSTHEAQVQEKEATMMEQLKYQREELLKEKQRLELSLQEEWNKKLEEKDKSLGKMQEELRTTLEEEIRKKEEMMLQQLQTQQESLQADKAKVEESLQKEMERKLEEKDKDLQAGLENEKTKLEEVIAKKEREYAQLHTELMASRLEKEEHEICIQKAKEEALQSITDVMENELQCSVCAELFIQATTLNCSHSFCQYCILSWMKRKKECPVCRASITSHSRSIVLDNYIDKMVESLSEDMKQKRKEVITERKSLTVGPASGTRSHDYGPIEISSDYDDSDNSVDEDDEDDSVNTDYDPGIDGEYYGGGTCHICGRRGHWARGCPY; the protein is encoded by the exons ATGGCGGGTGGCTGCGAGTGGTGTCTAAAAAGATTTAATTCCCAGAGCAGAAAGTACTCCGTGATTCCACTTAAGGCAGGCACTGAG GTAACAATAGGACGTGGTCTTGATGTCACCGTGCAGTTGTTATCAAGGAGGAACCAATTGATGTTGTCAAGAAAGCATGCCATCTTCAAAGAAACAGAGAATGGAAACTGGGCTGTCATTGATAATAAG AGTCTGAATGGTGTTCATGTAAACTCATCACGTATAACGGCATTGAGGCCGCATGTTCTTCAGAGTGGAGACACAATACAACTTGGAGTTGTCGCTGACGGGGAAACCCAGGCAGAATTTGTCTTCAATTTGACTCGGCAAAGCTACTCCGATGAAGAAGTCTCACAAATCCTTGGCTCTTACAAAGCAAGCAAGGACAGGGGAAATATTGCAAGAGTAGAAAGCCGGAAAGAGAGTCAAGACTCTGAGCCCATAGCATGCAGGAGGACTAACGTTAATCGGAATGATAGTGTGCTTCAAAATAGGACAGATCTGGaggagaaaaagagaaaaatagGAACATGTTCACAAACAAATGTTGATAGGAATGATAGGCCGGGCACCTCTGGGTTGCCCCTCCCAAAGAGAACTAAGCTCGCTTCCACAACGGAACTGGAACTCTCTGCGAGGTTAGCCGAGCAGAAAAGAGTTGCTGAAAGGAAAGCTGCAGAGGCCGAACAACAGTTTAATGAGTTGTCACGTATGCTTGCTGAGCAGCAAGCGGCAAGGGAACTCCTGGAGGAGCAATTGAAACAGAGAGAGCTTGATATCAATCGGGAAATGGAGTCTGAGAAAGAGGAGCTGGAGAACAAAAAGAAGCAGCTACAAGAGGAGATGGAGAAAGCCCTTATGCTCCAGGTCCAACAGAAGGAACTAGACCTTCAAGAACAGCTGAAAATGCAGCAGGATGCCCTCACCGAAGAGAAACTCACCCTTGAGAAAAAGCTCAAGGCAGAGTGGGAGAAGCGGTTGCAAGACCAAGAGAAAGTACTCAAGAAGATTCAAGCAGATATGCAATCCACCCATGAGGCGCAGGTACAAGAGAAGGAGGCTACCATGATGGAGCAGCTGAAGTATCAGCGAGAGGAACTCCTCAAGGAGAAGCAACGCCTGGAATTGAGCCTACAAGAGGAGTGGAATAAGAAACTGGAGGAGAAGGATAAGAGCCTCGGTAAGATGCAAGAGGAACTCCGGACTACCTTAGAGGAGGAAATAAGGAAGAAGGAAGAGATGATGTTGCAGCAATTACAAACGCAGCAAGAATCGCTTCAG GCTGATAAAGCCAAAGTAGAGGAAAGTCTTCAGAAAGAGATGGAAAGAAAGCTGGAAGAGAAGGACAAAGACCTCCAGGCTGGATTGGAGAACGAAAAGACCAAGTTGGAAGAGGTCATTGCCAAGAAGGAGAGGGAATATGCTCAACTGCATACTGAG CTGATGGCAAGTCGTCTTGAGAAAGAGGAGCATGAGATCTGTATTCAGAAGGCTAAAGAAGAGGCTCTACAGAGTATCACTGATGTCatggagaatgaactgcagtgtaGTGTCTGTGCTGAACTCTTTATCCAG GCTACCACTCTGAACTGTTCCCATTCCTTCTGTCAATACTGCATCCTCTCTTGGATGAAACGTAAGAAAGAGTGCCCCGTCTGCCGTGCTTCCATCACTTCTCACAGTCGCTCTATCGTCTTAGATAACTACATTGATAAGATGGTGGAGAGTCTCAGCGAAGACATGAAGCAGAAAAGGAAAGAGGTCATCACCGAAAGGAAAA GTTTAACAGTAGGGCCTGCGTCTGGTACCCGATCTCATGATTATGGTCCAATAGAAATATCCTCGGACTATGACGACAGTGACAATAGTGtagatgaagatgatgaagatgattcAGTCAACACGGACTACGATCCAGGAATAGATGGCGAGTACTATGGGGGTGGTACTTGCCATATTTGTG GTAGACGAGGTCACTGGGCAAGAGGCTGTCCTTACTAA
- the LOC139937479 gene encoding uncharacterized protein translates to MALSIVGLLRQHYFQSEMARWHLVAMSSPDNGNTDGKTPGRFKSEPDPDMPIEGDDESSELMINIKEEPMDEDYYQNYSNTNGDTCPSDSAESAELDDDVESNNFDNIRETNEDVRQQTVVTKIAIAPVTTVPNGGGLRSNIKTTKILPKPMKFAGMTTKQVVASTRLLPVGLKTSCPIPIALTVNTPEVDPKAKAALTTSQTSAHHLMTLATEADKILKRQKKTSEKGSNSDHTDDDKLSYSDEEDGMCTSDSSNGLDPFANCSDQTLTLIQRRAAEASLSASKSKKTKRKRNQLPDDLKDQTYWERRRKNNEAAKRSRDARRAKEDQIAIRAALLEQENMRLKIEVAALKEETIKLRGMLYDKR, encoded by the coding sequence GTGGCATCTAGTTGCCATGTCGTCCCCTGACAATGGAAATACGGACGGGAAGACACCCGGCAGGTTTAAGTCTGAACCCGATCCAGATATGCCGATAGAGGGCGACGACGAATCTTCCGAACTTATGATTAACATCAAAGAGGAGCCGATGGACGAGGATTATTATCAGAACTATTCAAATACCAACGGAGACACGTGTCCAAGCGACTCGGCCGAAAGTGCCGAGTTGGATGATGACGTAGAGTCAAATAACTTCGATAACATTCGTGAGACCAACGAAGACGTAAGGCAACAAACCGTAGTTACCAAGATAGCGATTGCTCCAGTTACCACAGTGCCAAACGGTGGAGGGTTGAGGTCTAATATCAAGACGACCAAAATACTACCGAAACCCATGAAGTTTGCCGGGATGACCACAAAACAGGTTGTTGCTTCGACACGCTTGCTGCCGGTCGGCCTTAAAACATCGTGCCCCATCCCGATCGCTCTGACGGTCAACACGCCCGAGGTGGACCCCAAAGCAAAAGCTGCTCTGACCACCAGCCAAACCTCGGCCCACCATCTCATGACTCTTGCCACAGAGGCAGATAAAATATTGAAAAGGCAAAAGAAGACGAGTGAGAAGGGTTCTAATTCCGATCACACCGACGATGACAAGTTGAGTTACAGTGATGAGGAGGACGGCATGTGCACCTCAGACTCCAGTAACGGACTCGATCCTTTTGCGAACTGCTCCGATCAGACTTTGACCCTGATTCAAAGGCGAGCTGCTGAAGCATCTTTGTCAGCATCCAAGTCCAAGAAAACCAAGAGAAAACGGAACCAGTTACCAGACGACTTGAAAGATCAGACGTACTGGGAGAGACGGCGGAAGAACAACGAGGCCGCAAAAAGATCCCGTGATGCCCGCCGTGCCAAAGAGGATCAGATCGCGATTCGGGCAGCATTGCTGGAGCAAGAGAACATGAGACTCAAGATTGAGGTAGCAGCCCTCAAGGAAGAGACAATAAAACTGAGGGGAATGCTTTACGATAAGCGATGA